The genomic stretch GGGGATGTTCCTGTTCGAGGAGTTCCAGCTCTACGGGATCATCGGGACGGCGGTGGTGCTCACGGCGCCGGGGATCTGGCTGCTGAAGCGGTACGGGAAGACGGTGACGGGGCGGCCGCTGGTCATCGAACGGAAGGCAGGGCACCGCGGGAACGTGCACGGGGGCATCCTGTTCGGCGTGGGGTGGTCGATCACGGGGATGTGCCCGGGCCCGGTGCTGGTGAACGTGGGCGAGGGGAAGGTGTATGCGCTGGCGGCGCTGGCGGGGGTGCTGGTGGGCGCGGCCGTTTTCGGCTGCTCGTACCGGGTGCTGGCGCGGCCGTTCCGTCTGCCGCCGCTGGCGGTGGGGACCGGGGAAGGCTAAGGCGGCCGGGGAGGGAACTGTTCAGTCCCGTGATCGGATGAAAGGTTGTTGCCACCCCGGCGGGCGAGGTGAAAGGTTGGGGCTGGAACCTTTCAGGGTGTGGTAGGCTCGCGCCGTGAAGGCAGAGGACTTTGCGGCGGAGCAGCGGCACTGCCTGGTCGCCATCAGCGGGGGCGTGGCGTTTGTGCCGCCGCCAGCGCCGCGCGACCTGGATGTGCCACGGGAGCTGGCGCGGCTCGAGGCAGAGGCGCTCCGGCAGATCGGCCGGCTTGAGGAAGTGGCGGCAGCGTTCACGGTCGAGCAGGCGCTGTTTCCGCTGCGGCTGCGCGAGGCACAGCTGAGCAATGAGATCGAGGGGACGCACACGCAGGTCGAGGAGCTGCTGACGGCGGTCGCCGCACCGCGCGCTGTGTCATCAGCCGCCGTCCAGGAGGTGCTGGCGACTGCCGGGGCCCTGGAGACCGGCACGACATGGGTGCTCGAAGGCCGGGGATTGAGCCATTCGCTGGTGCTCGAACTCCACCGACAGATCCTCGGGGGAGGCCGCGGGAGCCAGCTCTCCGCGGGGGCGTACCGGACCCGGCAGGTGGTCATCGGCCAGCGCGGCGACACACCGGCGACAGCACGGTTTGTTCCCCCGCCGCCGGAGCTGGTGCGCCCGCTGATGGACGACCTGCTGGAGTTTGCTGCGGAGGAGCGGGTCGGGCCGGTGCTCGATGCGGGTATTCTGCATTACCAGTTTGAGGCGATTCACCCGTTCGAAGACGGCAACGGCCGGCTCGGGAGGGCGCTGGTGCCGCTGCTCTGGCTGGCGCGGGACTTCCTGGAGCGCCCGCTGGTGTACGTCGGTGGCTATCTCGCTGAACGGCGGAGCGAGTACATGGAGCGTCTGCTCAGGGCCAGCACCGACGGGGACTGGACGGGCTGGCTCGCGTTCTTCACGCGCGGCGTCATCGCCGAGGCGGAGCGGACACAGGCCCGGCTGAAGGCTGCCCGGGAACTCCTCGAACGGTACCGGCAGGCGCTGGTCGCGACGACAAAGTCGCCGACCGCGCGCGATGCGCTGCCGCTGCTGCTGGAGCGGCAGGTGGTCGGCGCGGCGGACGTACAGCGGTACACGGGGGCGTCGCGGCCCGCGGCCCGCCAGGCGATCGAAGCGCTGGTGCAGGTTGGCGCTCTCCGGCCGCTGGGGCGGGTCGCGGGGGCAGCGATGTACCTCGCGGAGGAGTTCGAAAGGGCGATTTTCGGGAGCCCGCCCGGCGCGCAGGGCTGAGGAGCGCGGAACTGTCCAGGGGGGTGATCGAATGAAAGGTTGTTGCCACCCCGGCGGGTGAGGTGAAAGGTTGGGCCCGGAACCTTTCAGGGTGTGGTCCGCCGGCCAGCGGCTCAGACGGCGAACTGGCGGGCGAGCCACTCCTCCATGTCGCGACGGGCGAGGCGGGCAAGACGGGTGCCGGGGGTGAGGCCGTCGAAGCCGTGCGGGGCGCCGGCGTAGAGGCGGAGGTCGGCGGGGACCCCGGCGTGGGTGAGCCGCATGGCGTAGTCAACGTCTTCGTCGAGGAAGCCGTCGAGGCTGCCGACCATGACGTACGCCGGGGGAAGGCCGCGGAGGTCGCCGGCGCGGGCGGCTGCCGCGTACGGCGGGACATCGCCGCCGAAGCGCGGACCGAGGTAGGCGCGCCAGCCGGCTTCGTTCGACCGGGGGGTCCAGACGGGGACCTCCCAGCGGCTGGAGGGGGTGGTCATGCGGTCATCGAGCATGGGGTAGATGAGGAGCTGGAAGGCGATGGGGAATTCGCCGCGGTCGCGGACGAGGAGGGCGAGGGCGGAGGCGAGCCCGCCGCCGGCGGAGGCGCCGCCGATGCCGAGCCAGGCGCGGTCGATGCCGAGGTCGGCGGCATGTTCGTACACCCACCGGAGCCCGGCGTAGCAATCTTCGAGCGGCCCGGGGTAGGGCGTTTCGGGTGCGAGGCGGTATTCGACGGAGATGCCGACGCAGGAGAGGGCCGGGCACCAGCGGTCGAAGCGGAGGTCATCCATGGCGCGGGATCCGAAGACGTAGCCGCCGCCGTGCATGTGGTAGAGGGCAGGCAGAGGGCCGGCGGCGCCCTTCGGGCGGTGGATGCGGATGACGACGTCGGGAGCGCCGGCCGGGCCGGGCACGGTGAGGTCGCGCCGCTCGACGGCGTCGGAGAGCTGGACCTGGGCAAGCATGGCTTCGCGCTGGGCGCGGAGGGCGGGGAGCTCTTCGAAGGAGAAGCCGTCGAAGGAGGGCATCCCGGCGAGGGCTTCGGCGATTTCGGGATCGAGGAGGGCGCGGGCGTCCATGGGCGGGCTCCGGGGCGGGCTGGCCGGGATGGTAGCGCGCCGGCAGCGAACCGCAAGGGCAGGGTAGGATGGACGGCACCGCCTCGGGGAGGTTCGCGATGCAGATTGGACTGATGGTCGAAGGACAAAACGGGCTGACGTGGGAGCGCTGGCTGCACATCCTGCGGCTGGCCGAGCGGCTGGGGTTCCCGACGCTGTTCCGGTCGGACCATTACTTCATCGGGCCGCAGCAGGATTCGCTGGAGGCGTACCTCTCGTTCGCGGTGGCGGCGCGGGAAACCTCGCGCATCCGGTTCGGGCCGCTGGTTTCGCCGGTGACGTTTAGGACGCCGGTGGATGTGGCGCGGATGGCGGCCCAGATCGACCTGCTGGCCGGCGGACGGTTCGTGATGGGGCTGGGCGCGGGGTGGAACGAGGCGGAGCACCGGGCGTACGGCATCCCGTTCCCGCCGATCGGGGAGCGGTTCGCGCGGCTGGAGGAGGCGATCCGGCTGATGAAGACGCTCTGGAGCGAGGGGCCGGCGGATTTCGACGGGCGGTTCTACCGGCTGGAGAGCGCAAACCTGCTGCCGAAGCCGGCGGCGGGCCGGCCGCCCATCCTCATCGGCGGGAGCGGCGAGAAGAAGACGCTCCGGCTGGTCGCGACCTATGCGGACGAGTGGAACGCGGTGAACCTTTCGCCGGAGGCGTACGCCGCGAAGGTCGCGGTGCTGGAGCGCCATTGCGAGGCGGTTGGCCGGGACCCTGCCACCATCCGGCGGTCGCTGATGGCGTTCGCGGTCATCGGGCCGGACGAGCGCACGCTGGACCGCGCGACGGAGCGAATGATGCGGATGTGGGGCGCCCCGGCAGGAACGACGCCAGCGCAGTACCGGGAGGGACTGCGTGCGCGGGGGATGATTGTCGGCGGCAGGGAGGAAATTCTCGACGCGCTTGGCCGGTACGCGGAGCACGGGTTGCAGGAGGTACAGTTCCAGCACTTCGTGTTCGAGGACGACACGGTGCCGGAGTTCCTCGCGGCGGAGGTTGTGCCGGCCGCGGCGGCGCTGTAACCGGAGCGTCACGGACGGTCACCGTGCGGCTGCGGAGGGGCCGCTTTGCGCGGCGTTGGCAGCCGGTTTACGGGCCGTTTGCAGTTCGGCGGGGCTGTTCCGGGGGCTCTACCGGCGTGTTACCGAACCGGTTTTGGGGGGCCTGTTGGGGCCGGGGCGGGGTGCCGTCTTTGCGAATACGATGCGCCGCCTGCAGCCGGTCCCGCGGTCTGATGAGCTGCCCGCCGAGGGCGAGCGGGTGACGCTGGTTGCGGGCGAGCGGCGGCGGGTGCTGTACGTCGAGGGCGACGCCTCGCTCGAGGTGATCATGGCAGCACTCGAGGCCTGGGGGCTGCGGGTGCGGGCAGAGCGGGAGCGGCAACAGGCAGCCCCGGGCGGCGCGGGCGAGCCGGCCCCGGGGACGGACCAGGCGGAGGGAGTGCCGGCGTGGGTGACGCAGCGGCCGGCGCTGCCGAGGGTGAACCGGCTGGAGAACGTGCTGTCGCCGCTCTGGTTCCCGGCGCGGCGGCCGGTGAGCGGGACGGAGCCGGTGACGGCGTTCAGCTGGTTTGGGCGGGCGGCGTAGCGGGGAGCGGGGAGCGGGGAGCTGGGAGCTTGAAGCTTGGAGCTTGAAGCTTGGAGGTAGGAGCGGGGAGCTGGTTCGATGGGCGCACCTGTCCAGTCAAGCTCCAACCTCCAAGCTCCAAGCTGGGGCGGGGTGGCCGGCGGGGCGGGGAGCGGGATTGGTGAATGGCGGTTAACTATTGAGCGGAGCGGGCGTTTGGATAAGTGATAAGTATCGACGATGAAGGCGGCGGCGCCTGCGGCGCTGCTGCGTGGTCGCTCCGGCGCTCACCCGGGAGGCAGCGTGACCGAGGAGGCTTTAGATCTGCGCGCGGGCAGGGACCTCATCCTGCGTCACCTGCGCGCGCGCTGGCCGATGCTGGCCGTGGCCTTCGTCGCAGGCCTGAGCTGGGGCCTGCTGCGGCTGGTGGAGCCGTACCTGGTGGGGCTGGCGATCGACCACGCCATCGTGG from Tepidiforma thermophila encodes the following:
- a CDS encoding DUF6691 family protein; the protein is MAVFYLVLGTAFGFILSRSGAADYNYIQGMFLFEEFQLYGIIGTAVVLTAPGIWLLKRYGKTVTGRPLVIERKAGHRGNVHGGILFGVGWSITGMCPGPVLVNVGEGKVYALAALAGVLVGAAVFGCSYRVLARPFRLPPLAVGTGEG
- a CDS encoding Fic family protein; translation: MKAEDFAAEQRHCLVAISGGVAFVPPPAPRDLDVPRELARLEAEALRQIGRLEEVAAAFTVEQALFPLRLREAQLSNEIEGTHTQVEELLTAVAAPRAVSSAAVQEVLATAGALETGTTWVLEGRGLSHSLVLELHRQILGGGRGSQLSAGAYRTRQVVIGQRGDTPATARFVPPPPELVRPLMDDLLEFAAEERVGPVLDAGILHYQFEAIHPFEDGNGRLGRALVPLLWLARDFLERPLVYVGGYLAERRSEYMERLLRASTDGDWTGWLAFFTRGVIAEAERTQARLKAARELLERYRQALVATTKSPTARDALPLLLERQVVGAADVQRYTGASRPAARQAIEALVQVGALRPLGRVAGAAMYLAEEFERAIFGSPPGAQG
- a CDS encoding alpha/beta hydrolase, giving the protein MDARALLDPEIAEALAGMPSFDGFSFEELPALRAQREAMLAQVQLSDAVERRDLTVPGPAGAPDVVIRIHRPKGAAGPLPALYHMHGGGYVFGSRAMDDLRFDRWCPALSCVGISVEYRLAPETPYPGPLEDCYAGLRWVYEHAADLGIDRAWLGIGGASAGGGLASALALLVRDRGEFPIAFQLLIYPMLDDRMTTPSSRWEVPVWTPRSNEAGWRAYLGPRFGGDVPPYAAAARAGDLRGLPPAYVMVGSLDGFLDEDVDYAMRLTHAGVPADLRLYAGAPHGFDGLTPGTRLARLARRDMEEWLARQFAV
- a CDS encoding LLM class F420-dependent oxidoreductase, whose product is MQIGLMVEGQNGLTWERWLHILRLAERLGFPTLFRSDHYFIGPQQDSLEAYLSFAVAARETSRIRFGPLVSPVTFRTPVDVARMAAQIDLLAGGRFVMGLGAGWNEAEHRAYGIPFPPIGERFARLEEAIRLMKTLWSEGPADFDGRFYRLESANLLPKPAAGRPPILIGGSGEKKTLRLVATYADEWNAVNLSPEAYAAKVAVLERHCEAVGRDPATIRRSLMAFAVIGPDERTLDRATERMMRMWGAPAGTTPAQYREGLRARGMIVGGREEILDALGRYAEHGLQEVQFQHFVFEDDTVPEFLAAEVVPAAAAL